Proteins from a genomic interval of Leptospiraceae bacterium:
- a CDS encoding AAA family ATPase, translated as MLTLPGFWIYEEIYYGEKSIVYRADKSGKSLIIKILQNEYPGVTELAAFRHEYELLKSLNHPGIVKVLGTEKYDNSFAIVFEDIKGKSLSHLIKSGKVFSLHQILSMAIKLAQAVGEIHSANIVHRDIKPHNIVLNEGSGELNIIDFGSASLLSRQNSTIPFNTTLEGTLTYISPEQTGRMNRTVDYRTDFYSLGITLYEMLVGEYPFLYSDPMELVHAHIARIPISPKNRNNTPKIISDIIMKLLEKNPEDRYQNINGLIYDLEWCKENIKLLQQETREGLLENFKIGEKDFSGKFHIPEKLYGRNTEVLQIIDTFKNVAEGNTELLLISGPSGIGKSILINELNKPIVEFKGYFLSGKYDQFKKSIPYRAITSAFKGLIQQILSEKASYILEWRKKILKEISPNAQILIDVIPELESLLGIQPPVVDLGPEESQNRFHLVFQKFITVLSAKEHPIAIFLDDMQWADAPSIKLIQNILTDSEKKYLFIMLSFRDNEILPTDPLFILFENLKKVDFKYHEILLRPLSLFDVHTLVSDTLASDKEECKELAAILFSKTTGNPFFVNTLFKNLYDKNLIYFSDERWNWNIQKINEVQISENVIDLMFEKIKNLSYSHIEILKISTCIGNEFRIDDFVKITKGDFFNLNLQLQIISNEGYFIMTGNTVRFAHDKIRETIYSMMTEDEKTHNHYKIGKWWLENTPQKLLEENIFNIIGQLNLGKKLVKNQDERITIINLNLKAGKKAKLSTAYEGALNFFHEGASLLPDDKWENFYTLTLEIYTELAECEYLVTNFEKSNKLTDYILLNAKSLSDKIPIYQIQIQQRAGEGNGYEAFQIGFRILEQLGINLPDISNPIEIKIAFINQLGEYEQLRGEKPISSLFNLPEMTDQNAINAISLISNLGDIAISLKPELLGLMSVLGVNLSLKYGNTTVSPISYVMWGVITNLTFLDYKSGYELGQLSIKLNEKKFPSGLIFAKIYSFYGWNIHHWVHHVKEDLEIAKKGYEIAMANSDLNYGSYLIGLSFIASFYIGTSLGEVLEYANKAYLFAVKYKQPFLKVLVTASMRALYVLQGKTKSYTSFADNDFNEVLFLKENEKYGQVMAYYYFRKLQIHYIFGEYDKCMEFLPKVEAYFPNIPHHIVFAEFHFYNALILTRRMPYLSVQDQKIYKLKLNESFEFLETWSSLCADNFLHLYLIAQAENFRLAAKDLEAMQSYDKAIVLARKYEYINHAALANELAAQFYFSKGLEKVAYVYLQEAVYLYKLWGAVAKVKQLEDRFPQIKKQIRPLDLDFDKRISPKTIGTIPTSSNGNFLDLHTVIKASQTISGEIHLEKLLERMIKILIENAGAERGFFILKEEDVWYIKAQGNSNKDEIELLESKPIDGNLELCVGIVNYVIHTKRIVLLSDAYRKGIFVNDEYVKKMQSKSILCYPVINKSILLGVVYLENNISSEAFTADRVEILNILSSQIALSLENSLLYKNLEAKVTERTKDLEITLENLKLTQNELIQSEKMAALGQLIAGVAHEINTPIGAISSSMQSVQGFLDKDFISVLEFFIQANPEDREFMQKVLYLQSQNKSFISSREMRAYKIKIKKLLEDNKVTDSDIIADHFVDIGIYENIEEFLPIIKKSGTTVLNNIYKLSILRKALGNIQLATDKTSKIVYALKSYSHKEATAVKTLARIEHGMDTVLILYQNVLNRGIELQKNYDSDLPEIHCYPDELNQVWNNLIQNAIHTMASKGKLSISIKKENLNLKVEITDNGKGIPIEVQKKMFQPFFTTKPAGEGSGLGLGIVEQILKKHEGSIEFQSEPGRTTFSVLLPIK; from the coding sequence ATGTTGACGTTGCCTGGTTTTTGGATTTATGAAGAGATTTATTACGGCGAAAAAAGTATTGTTTACCGTGCAGATAAATCAGGCAAATCACTCATTATTAAAATTCTACAAAACGAATATCCAGGTGTAACTGAGTTAGCTGCTTTTCGACATGAATATGAATTACTAAAATCACTTAATCATCCTGGAATAGTTAAAGTTCTAGGAACTGAAAAATACGATAACAGTTTCGCAATCGTATTTGAGGATATCAAGGGTAAATCTCTCTCTCATTTAATAAAAAGCGGTAAGGTTTTCTCATTACATCAGATTCTTTCCATGGCAATTAAGTTGGCACAAGCGGTAGGCGAAATTCATTCCGCAAATATCGTTCATCGAGACATTAAACCTCATAATATTGTATTAAATGAAGGTTCCGGAGAATTAAATATTATAGATTTTGGAAGTGCGAGTCTATTGTCGCGACAGAATTCCACAATCCCATTTAATACCACTCTAGAGGGAACGTTAACCTATATTTCTCCGGAACAAACTGGAAGAATGAATCGCACGGTTGATTATAGGACTGATTTTTATTCCTTAGGAATAACTCTTTATGAAATGTTGGTCGGAGAATATCCTTTTTTATATTCAGATCCTATGGAATTAGTACATGCCCATATAGCGAGGATACCAATCTCACCCAAAAATCGAAATAATACTCCTAAAATTATTTCCGACATAATAATGAAACTCTTAGAGAAAAATCCGGAAGATCGTTATCAAAACATTAATGGGTTAATTTATGATTTAGAATGGTGCAAAGAAAACATTAAATTATTACAGCAGGAAACAAGGGAAGGACTCCTAGAAAATTTTAAAATTGGAGAAAAGGATTTTTCTGGAAAATTTCATATCCCAGAAAAGTTGTATGGTAGGAATACAGAAGTTTTACAAATCATAGATACTTTTAAAAATGTAGCTGAGGGTAATACAGAGTTACTTCTAATATCAGGTCCATCTGGTATTGGAAAGTCGATACTAATCAATGAATTAAATAAACCAATTGTAGAATTCAAAGGATATTTTCTTTCAGGAAAATACGATCAATTTAAAAAGTCAATTCCGTATCGAGCAATCACGTCTGCTTTTAAAGGTCTGATTCAGCAAATTTTATCCGAAAAAGCGAGTTATATTTTGGAATGGAGAAAAAAAATACTCAAAGAAATTTCTCCTAACGCACAAATACTAATAGATGTAATTCCTGAATTGGAGTCCTTACTTGGAATACAACCGCCAGTTGTTGACTTAGGACCTGAGGAATCACAAAATCGTTTTCATTTAGTTTTCCAAAAATTTATCACCGTATTGAGTGCAAAAGAACATCCAATTGCAATTTTTTTAGACGATATGCAATGGGCAGATGCACCTAGTATTAAATTGATTCAAAATATTCTTACTGATTCAGAGAAAAAATATTTATTCATTATGTTGTCATTTAGGGATAATGAAATATTACCAACAGACCCACTTTTTATATTATTTGAAAATCTTAAAAAAGTTGATTTTAAATACCATGAGATTCTATTGCGTCCGCTATCGTTATTTGATGTTCATACATTAGTTTCAGATACACTCGCTAGTGATAAAGAAGAATGCAAAGAGCTTGCTGCGATATTATTTTCAAAAACTACCGGAAATCCATTCTTTGTAAATACATTGTTCAAAAACCTTTACGATAAAAATTTAATTTATTTTTCAGATGAAAGATGGAATTGGAATATTCAAAAAATTAATGAAGTTCAAATTTCTGAAAATGTTATAGATTTAATGTTCGAAAAGATAAAAAATCTTAGCTACTCTCATATAGAAATTTTAAAAATTTCTACCTGTATCGGAAATGAATTTCGAATTGATGACTTTGTTAAAATTACTAAAGGAGATTTTTTTAATTTAAATCTTCAGTTACAAATAATTTCAAACGAAGGATATTTCATCATGACTGGGAATACTGTTCGTTTTGCGCATGATAAAATTAGAGAAACTATTTATTCTATGATGACAGAGGATGAAAAAACTCATAATCATTATAAAATTGGAAAGTGGTGGTTAGAAAATACCCCTCAAAAATTACTCGAAGAAAATATCTTTAATATCATTGGTCAGCTTAATTTAGGTAAAAAACTCGTCAAAAATCAGGATGAGAGGATAACTATAATTAACCTCAACCTAAAAGCAGGAAAAAAAGCGAAATTATCAACTGCTTATGAAGGAGCCTTAAATTTTTTTCACGAAGGGGCAAGTCTATTACCTGATGATAAATGGGAAAATTTTTATACTTTAACGTTGGAAATTTATACAGAATTGGCTGAATGTGAATATCTAGTAACAAATTTTGAAAAATCAAATAAATTAACTGATTACATTCTATTAAATGCTAAAAGCCTAAGTGATAAAATTCCAATTTACCAAATTCAAATTCAGCAGAGGGCTGGTGAGGGTAATGGTTATGAAGCATTTCAAATTGGATTTCGAATTTTGGAACAATTGGGAATAAACCTACCTGATATTTCCAATCCAATAGAAATTAAGATTGCGTTTATTAACCAACTCGGAGAATACGAACAATTACGCGGTGAAAAACCTATCTCTAGTTTATTTAATTTGCCTGAGATGACAGACCAGAATGCGATAAATGCCATATCTTTGATTTCTAATTTAGGGGATATTGCTATATCACTGAAACCTGAATTATTAGGTTTAATGTCAGTGTTGGGAGTTAATCTTTCGCTGAAATATGGAAATACTACAGTGTCTCCTATTTCATACGTTATGTGGGGGGTAATAACAAACTTAACTTTCTTGGATTATAAAAGTGGATATGAGTTGGGGCAACTTAGTATTAAACTCAATGAGAAAAAATTTCCAAGCGGGCTAATTTTTGCGAAAATTTACAGTTTTTATGGATGGAATATACATCATTGGGTACATCATGTCAAAGAAGATTTGGAAATAGCAAAAAAAGGATATGAAATTGCTATGGCAAATAGTGATTTGAATTACGGTTCTTATTTAATAGGCTTATCCTTTATAGCTTCCTTTTATATTGGTACGTCGTTAGGCGAAGTACTTGAATATGCAAATAAAGCATATTTGTTTGCAGTAAAATACAAACAGCCTTTTTTAAAGGTACTTGTGACTGCAAGTATGCGAGCCCTCTATGTATTACAAGGAAAAACAAAAAGTTATACTTCCTTTGCTGATAATGATTTTAATGAAGTTTTGTTTTTAAAAGAAAATGAAAAATATGGCCAAGTAATGGCTTATTATTATTTTAGAAAATTACAAATCCATTATATATTTGGAGAGTATGATAAATGTATGGAGTTTCTGCCTAAAGTCGAAGCTTATTTTCCAAATATACCTCACCATATAGTATTTGCCGAATTTCATTTTTATAATGCACTGATTTTAACGAGACGAATGCCCTATTTAAGTGTTCAGGATCAGAAAATCTATAAACTTAAACTCAATGAAAGTTTTGAATTTTTGGAAACATGGTCGTCTTTATGCGCAGATAATTTTTTACATTTATATTTGATTGCTCAAGCGGAAAACTTCCGATTAGCCGCAAAAGACTTAGAGGCAATGCAGTCTTACGATAAAGCAATTGTTTTGGCAAGAAAATATGAGTATATCAATCATGCAGCATTGGCAAATGAGTTGGCTGCACAATTTTATTTTTCCAAGGGATTAGAAAAAGTAGCTTATGTATATTTACAAGAGGCAGTTTATTTATATAAATTATGGGGAGCAGTGGCAAAAGTTAAACAGTTGGAAGATCGATTTCCGCAAATAAAAAAACAAATCCGACCACTTGATTTAGATTTTGATAAACGGATATCTCCTAAGACAATAGGCACTATACCAACTTCTTCTAATGGTAATTTTTTAGATTTACACACAGTCATTAAAGCATCTCAAACTATTTCTGGAGAAATTCATTTAGAAAAACTTTTAGAAAGAATGATTAAAATTTTAATCGAAAATGCAGGAGCTGAACGTGGATTTTTTATATTAAAGGAAGAAGATGTTTGGTATATCAAAGCACAAGGTAATTCCAATAAAGATGAGATTGAACTATTAGAATCCAAACCAATTGACGGCAACCTTGAATTATGCGTAGGTATAGTTAATTATGTTATTCATACCAAAAGAATAGTTCTTCTTAGTGACGCATATCGGAAAGGTATTTTCGTGAATGATGAATATGTTAAAAAAATGCAGTCCAAATCAATACTATGTTATCCTGTAATCAATAAATCAATTTTATTAGGTGTGGTATACTTAGAAAATAATATAAGTTCTGAAGCATTTACTGCTGATAGAGTTGAAATACTAAATATCCTATCGTCTCAGATTGCACTAAGTTTAGAAAACTCACTACTTTATAAAAACTTGGAAGCAAAAGTTACTGAAAGAACAAAAGATCTGGAGATAACGTTAGAAAATCTGAAACTAACACAAAACGAACTAATTCAATCTGAAAAAATGGCTGCGTTAGGGCAACTCATTGCAGGGGTTGCACATGAGATTAACACTCCTATTGGTGCTATTAGTTCTTCGATGCAGTCTGTCCAAGGATTTTTAGATAAGGATTTTATTTCTGTTTTAGAATTTTTTATTCAGGCAAATCCAGAAGATAGAGAATTTATGCAAAAAGTTCTTTATCTTCAATCTCAAAATAAGTCATTCATTTCATCTAGAGAAATGAGGGCATATAAAATAAAAATAAAAAAATTGCTGGAAGATAATAAAGTGACTGATTCAGATATAATAGCAGATCATTTTGTGGATATCGGCATTTATGAAAATATCGAAGAATTTTTACCTATAATTAAAAAATCCGGAACCACTGTCTTAAATAATATTTATAAACTTTCAATTCTCAGAAAAGCTTTGGGTAATATACAATTAGCCACAGATAAAACATCAAAAATTGTATATGCTTTAAAAAGTTATTCTCACAAGGAAGCAACTGCAGTAAAAACATTGGCTAGAATTGAACATGGAATGGATACAGTTTTAATTTTATATCAAAATGTTTTAAATAGAGGAATTGAATTACAAAAAAACT